In Psychrobacter sp. P11G3, a single genomic region encodes these proteins:
- a CDS encoding EcsC family protein, protein MTTNNKTSNEKTDDHIAYETKVREEIEAWKNPDKGILDKTLTVLNTPVVAAGDALMEAPQFGDSLKKVTEETITALSDAANWTLDTQDVIDSYQEIADVDSSSIATLADIKRLPIAVVDKQVKLFKSKYVALTSAQGVTTGVIGWAGIPADVVGLITANLRAIGEYATYYGFDINDKGEQLFAMSLLAVATSTSVEERKAALDDTHAMIKDPETQAFNQINEEVMSRVLRQTATKVANNIVKTKAAQIIPAVGAVVAGGVNASYTANVCEAAYQCYRERFLDRFA, encoded by the coding sequence ATGACTACCAACAATAAGACCAGCAATGAAAAAACAGATGACCACATTGCTTATGAAACCAAAGTCCGTGAAGAAATAGAAGCATGGAAGAACCCTGATAAAGGGATTTTGGATAAAACGCTAACAGTGCTTAATACCCCTGTGGTAGCAGCCGGTGATGCGTTAATGGAGGCTCCACAATTTGGCGATTCTCTAAAAAAAGTAACTGAAGAAACGATTACTGCTTTGAGTGATGCAGCCAATTGGACATTGGACACTCAAGACGTTATTGATAGCTATCAAGAGATAGCGGATGTTGATAGCTCCTCGATTGCAACACTAGCTGATATTAAACGTCTACCCATTGCGGTTGTAGATAAACAAGTTAAGCTTTTCAAAAGCAAATATGTTGCGCTAACCAGTGCGCAAGGGGTGACTACAGGGGTTATAGGTTGGGCAGGTATCCCTGCGGATGTCGTTGGACTTATTACAGCTAATCTACGTGCGATTGGAGAATATGCAACGTACTATGGCTTTGATATCAATGATAAAGGCGAGCAGCTATTTGCTATGTCTTTGTTGGCTGTGGCAACTTCTACCTCTGTTGAAGAGCGTAAGGCGGCGTTAGATGACACTCATGCGATGATTAAAGATCCAGAAACTCAGGCATTTAATCAGATCAATGAAGAAGTCATGTCTCGTGTACTGCGTCAGACAGCGACTAAAGTAGCCAATAATATCGTTAAGACAAAAGCGGCGCAAATCATTCCAGCGGTAGGCGCAGTAGTCGCAGGTGGTGTTAATGCTAGCTACACTGCCAATGTGTGTGAAGCTGCTTACCAGTGTTATCGTGAGCGTTTTTTAGACCGTTTCGCGTAA
- the truB gene encoding tRNA pseudouridine(55) synthase TruB, with protein MSIASKQVDKKANKVPEKVKVSGVILVDKPKGMTSQQVVSKVKYLFKSPIHDSKKAGHTGTLDPMATGLLPICLGEATKFSHYQLDADKSYQATILLGSQTDTGDADGQIVTQASIPVFDEASLATIAQQFLGAQQQIPPMYSALKKDGKKLYEYARAGIEVDRPPRNITIKAINLQMIDDTQINLTVTCTKGTYVRVLAEDIAKQLGTLGHLTALRRTQVGSFSIDDAIALSSLEEHGLEERQSWLLPIDACIDINAELTLTEEQCARVHMGQRLNVFDELTGKLKNYVANMVSNQLSNDSSVGIDGDASTNGKADTGLDAPQPLEHEIPIDIRLLNEQGEFLGLGSVSLNGRLQPKKLIQR; from the coding sequence ATGTCTATAGCGTCTAAGCAAGTTGATAAAAAAGCCAATAAAGTACCTGAAAAAGTAAAAGTTTCAGGTGTCATATTGGTGGATAAACCCAAAGGTATGACCTCGCAGCAAGTCGTGTCAAAAGTGAAGTATTTATTTAAGTCACCGATACACGATAGTAAAAAGGCAGGGCATACAGGAACGCTTGATCCGATGGCAACTGGCCTGTTGCCTATTTGCTTGGGCGAAGCCACCAAGTTTAGCCATTATCAACTGGATGCTGATAAATCTTATCAAGCGACTATCTTGCTAGGTAGTCAAACCGATACTGGTGATGCTGATGGCCAAATCGTAACGCAAGCTTCTATACCAGTATTTGATGAAGCCTCATTGGCGACTATTGCACAGCAGTTTTTGGGTGCTCAGCAGCAGATACCACCGATGTACTCAGCGCTAAAAAAAGACGGTAAAAAACTGTATGAATATGCCCGCGCGGGCATTGAAGTTGATAGGCCGCCTAGAAATATCACGATTAAAGCAATCAATCTACAGATGATAGATGACACCCAGATTAATCTAACGGTTACTTGTACGAAAGGTACTTACGTACGTGTATTAGCAGAAGATATTGCAAAGCAGTTAGGTACGCTAGGACATTTGACGGCATTACGCCGTACACAAGTAGGGAGCTTTAGCATTGATGATGCGATCGCTTTATCATCGTTAGAAGAGCATGGTTTAGAGGAGCGTCAGTCTTGGCTACTGCCCATTGACGCTTGTATTGATATCAATGCTGAACTGACGCTGACAGAGGAGCAATGCGCTCGCGTACATATGGGGCAGCGCCTAAACGTATTTGATGAGCTGACAGGTAAGCTCAAAAATTATGTTGCTAATATGGTTTCTAACCAGCTGTCTAATGATAGTTCTGTCGGTATTGATGGTGACGCTAGTACCAATGGTAAAGCTGATACTGGTCTTGATGCGCCTCAGCCATTAGAGCATGAAATACCTATTGATATACGTTTGCTTAATGAGCAGGGAGAGTTTCTTGGTCTGGGGTCTGTGAGCTTAAACGGACGTCTACAACCTAAGAAATTGATTCAGCGCTAA
- a CDS encoding alpha-ketoglutarate-dependent dioxygenase AlkB family protein, which yields MTDLFAPAPTDNLLPYGGKVNDLGVIIDDATALYNTLRNELPWQSDIVTLFGKTHITTRKIVWMGDTDADYQYSGHVRQTVPWSDIVFHVKQKIEQALVEIGVIANFNTCLLNYYPSGADGMGYHADDEKELGHQPVVASLSLGATRKFVFKHKKTQDKVELYLESGQLVVMHGDTQTFWKHTITKTKTVDAGRISLTFRHMLTS from the coding sequence ATGACTGACCTCTTTGCCCCTGCACCCACGGATAACTTACTACCCTATGGTGGTAAAGTGAACGATCTAGGTGTGATTATCGACGATGCCACTGCCCTTTATAACACTCTACGAAATGAGCTACCTTGGCAATCAGACATCGTGACGTTATTTGGTAAGACCCATATAACCACTCGGAAAATTGTCTGGATGGGAGATACAGATGCAGACTATCAGTACTCAGGACACGTGCGACAAACCGTTCCATGGTCAGATATAGTGTTTCACGTGAAACAGAAAATCGAGCAAGCTTTAGTAGAAATCGGTGTCATTGCTAATTTCAATACCTGCCTGCTTAATTACTATCCTTCTGGCGCTGATGGTATGGGCTATCACGCTGATGACGAAAAAGAGCTCGGTCATCAACCAGTTGTCGCCTCCTTATCACTTGGCGCCACACGCAAATTTGTTTTTAAGCATAAAAAAACTCAAGACAAAGTTGAACTTTATCTTGAGTCTGGTCAGCTCGTTGTGATGCATGGTGATACACAAACCTTTTGGAAGCATACGATTACTAAGACAAAGACGGTCGATGCTGGGCGAATCAGTCTAACGTTTCGGCATATGCTTACATCTTGA
- a CDS encoding YheV family putative metal-binding protein produces the protein MRYQSSSPKRRFLAGVRCPKCQEMDAVVQVNIVIPAPDEYIECTQCGHTEHRPDPDAISAKNHLEDQMARDAMATGTSGTVKFKP, from the coding sequence ATGCGTTATCAGTCATCTAGTCCTAAGCGCCGATTTTTAGCAGGGGTACGTTGTCCGAAATGTCAGGAGATGGACGCTGTGGTGCAAGTTAATATCGTGATTCCTGCCCCAGATGAGTATATTGAATGTACTCAGTGCGGACACACAGAGCACCGCCCAGATCCTGATGCCATTAGTGCAAAGAACCATTTAGAAGATCAAATGGCTCGTGATGCGATGGCAACTGGCACCAGCGGTACTGTAAAATTTAAGCCTTAG
- a CDS encoding M3 family metallopeptidase, with protein sequence MTSSPLDLRLVDFADTAPRTLQNQVIDAIDAANAFLDTLTVIESDSAEKISAEKISGEQALADVMSFDHINLALDRSWGILSHLNSVMSNDEIRHVHHELLPKLSAYGTRVGQHQPLFNRYQAIVNDTDFFATLESARARAIELALRSFELSGVALPQAEQEKFAAIQSELSTLSATFSDNILDATQAFSLPLEDSQLKGLTESGLALLADAGEQYKARELASGALSQADIDALPTPYYVASLNIPVYLAIMTHADDRSLRETLYHAYVTRASEFDTHTNAKGNSLNNADNMSQILSLREQKAKLLGFANYAEVSLSTKMADSVLEVETFLRDLATQATPAAKADLAQLQKYASDYGIDELQPWDSAYIAEKVKQSEFSLSQEEIRPYFPLPKVINGLFTIVERLYGIKVQEQSYKDAESDSVSRWHDDVSFYQLFDADDRLLGGFYFDLFARSGKRGGAWMSGFQSRYSYEEQNHQQLPVCFMVGNFTPALDGKPSLLTHDEVLTLFHEFGHGLHHLLTQVTVGDVAGVNGVEWDAVELPSQFMENWAWDAEGIALISSHVETGEPLPKDKLDALLAVKNFQSGMQTLRQIEFALFDLLIHAHTPALNYDGILETLNTVRNDISVMQTPDYNRFANGFSHIFAGGYAAGYYSYKWAELLSADAFSKFEEDGIFNPATGKAFRESILSVGGSFPAKTNFENFRGRSASIDALLRHNGFTDVKNIDAANTQTTREVI encoded by the coding sequence ATGACATCTTCTCCTTTAGATTTACGCCTTGTCGATTTTGCCGACACTGCGCCGCGTACGTTACAGAACCAAGTGATTGATGCTATTGACGCTGCCAATGCTTTTTTAGATACCTTAACCGTGATAGAAAGCGACAGTGCTGAAAAAATAAGTGCTGAAAAAATAAGCGGTGAACAAGCTTTGGCAGATGTGATGAGCTTTGATCATATCAATTTGGCATTAGATCGTAGTTGGGGTATTTTGTCGCATCTCAATAGCGTGATGAGCAATGATGAAATTCGTCATGTTCACCATGAACTGCTACCAAAACTATCTGCTTACGGTACGCGAGTTGGACAGCATCAGCCTTTGTTTAATCGCTATCAAGCTATCGTCAATGACACAGATTTCTTTGCTACATTAGAGTCTGCTCGTGCACGTGCAATCGAACTGGCTTTACGTAGCTTTGAATTATCAGGCGTTGCATTACCTCAAGCTGAGCAAGAAAAATTTGCCGCTATCCAAAGTGAGTTATCTACCCTGTCTGCAACCTTTTCGGACAATATCTTGGATGCGACGCAAGCATTTTCCCTGCCTTTAGAAGACTCTCAGTTAAAAGGTTTAACAGAGAGCGGTCTGGCACTATTGGCAGATGCAGGCGAGCAATACAAAGCGCGTGAGCTTGCTAGCGGTGCTCTTAGCCAAGCCGATATAGATGCACTTCCTACTCCTTACTATGTGGCCAGTTTAAATATTCCTGTATATCTAGCGATCATGACTCATGCGGACGATCGTAGCCTACGTGAGACGCTGTATCATGCTTACGTCACACGCGCCTCTGAGTTTGATACGCATACCAATGCAAAAGGCAACTCATTAAATAACGCTGACAATATGAGTCAAATACTCTCATTACGTGAGCAAAAAGCCAAGCTACTTGGTTTTGCAAATTATGCCGAAGTATCGCTATCGACTAAGATGGCAGATAGCGTTTTAGAAGTTGAAACATTCTTACGTGACTTAGCAACGCAAGCAACCCCTGCTGCCAAAGCAGATTTGGCACAGCTACAGAAATACGCAAGCGATTATGGCATTGACGAGTTGCAGCCGTGGGATAGCGCCTACATCGCTGAAAAGGTAAAACAAAGTGAATTCAGCTTATCGCAAGAGGAGATTCGTCCATACTTCCCATTACCCAAAGTGATTAATGGCTTATTCACTATCGTTGAGCGTCTATACGGTATCAAAGTACAAGAGCAAAGTTATAAAGATGCAGAAAGTGACTCAGTCTCTCGCTGGCATGACGATGTGAGTTTTTATCAATTATTTGATGCTGATGATCGCTTGCTCGGTGGCTTCTACTTTGACTTGTTTGCACGTAGTGGTAAGCGTGGCGGTGCATGGATGAGTGGTTTCCAATCTCGCTATAGCTATGAAGAACAAAACCATCAGCAGCTGCCTGTTTGCTTCATGGTTGGTAATTTCACGCCAGCACTTGATGGCAAACCTAGTTTATTGACCCATGATGAAGTATTAACCTTATTCCACGAGTTTGGTCATGGCTTGCATCATTTATTGACTCAAGTCACGGTGGGCGATGTCGCTGGTGTCAATGGCGTTGAATGGGATGCGGTCGAGCTTCCTAGTCAATTTATGGAAAATTGGGCTTGGGACGCTGAAGGCATCGCCCTTATCAGCAGCCACGTTGAGACTGGTGAGCCATTACCTAAAGACAAGCTCGATGCACTATTAGCAGTGAAAAATTTCCAAAGCGGCATGCAAACGCTACGTCAGATTGAGTTTGCTCTATTTGATTTGCTCATTCATGCTCATACGCCAGCACTTAATTATGATGGTATTTTAGAGACGCTCAATACTGTCCGTAATGATATCTCCGTTATGCAAACGCCTGACTATAACCGTTTTGCTAATGGTTTCAGTCATATCTTCGCGGGTGGTTATGCTGCAGGTTATTACTCATATAAATGGGCGGAACTGCTATCAGCTGATGCGTTTAGCAAGTTTGAAGAAGACGGTATTTTCAACCCAGCGACAGGCAAAGCATTCCGTGAGTCCATCTTATCTGTTGGCGGCAGTTTCCCAGCGAAAACCAACTTTGAAAACTTCCGCGGTCGTAGCGCCAGTATCGATGCTTTGCTACGTCATAATGGTTTTACTGATGTTAAAAATATTGATGCGGCAAATACTCAAACGACTCGCGAGGTCATTTAA
- the rpsO gene encoding 30S ribosomal protein S15: MLTNTDREQIIAQYQRGENDTGSPEVQVALLSARINDLQNHFKAHKADHHSRRGLIRMVNTRRKLLDYLKGKDLGRYTTLISQLGLRR, encoded by the coding sequence ATGCTAACTAATACCGATCGTGAACAAATCATCGCTCAATACCAACGTGGCGAAAATGACACTGGTTCTCCAGAAGTTCAAGTAGCTTTGTTGAGTGCTCGTATCAATGATTTGCAGAACCACTTTAAAGCACACAAAGCTGACCATCATAGCCGTCGCGGTCTTATCCGCATGGTTAACACGCGTCGTAAACTGCTTGATTACTTAAAAGGTAAAGACCTTGGTCGTTACACTACTCTAATCAGCCAGTTAGGTCTACGTCGTTAA
- a CDS encoding ribosome-binding factor A, producing the protein MNQRLQRLSDQIQRELAVLIRDEVNDPRLTGFVTISSVKVSPDLGYADVYVTIMEPELNDAMNKTNHEESIKVLNKAAGFLRTELSHSLKTRTTPRLRFHYDEVTARGNYMMDLISKAVTKTEQNKNDE; encoded by the coding sequence ATGAACCAACGTTTACAAAGATTGTCGGATCAGATTCAGCGTGAGCTTGCTGTTCTTATTCGCGATGAAGTCAATGACCCTCGTCTAACGGGTTTTGTCACGATCTCTAGTGTCAAAGTGAGCCCAGATTTAGGTTATGCGGACGTCTATGTCACTATCATGGAGCCTGAGCTCAATGATGCTATGAACAAGACCAACCATGAAGAAAGCATCAAAGTATTGAATAAAGCGGCAGGGTTTTTGCGTACGGAATTAAGCCATAGCTTAAAGACACGTACTACGCCGCGCTTACGTTTTCATTACGATGAAGTAACGGCTCGTGGTAACTATATGATGGACTTGATTAGTAAGGCCGTGACTAAAACTGAGCAAAACAAGAATGACGAGTAA
- a CDS encoding type 1 glutamine amidotransferase domain-containing protein, producing the protein MKTIAFLLHNHFEQAEYEDVNNQLKDKGYKTLLITTNDKKEVQAMQQDVDKSDTFTADIFAEDANVSDYDALVLPGGTVNADTIRGNEKAHQIINAINKAGKPLAVICHAPWVLINTGIAKGKTLTAYPTLQLDLENAGANYVDKTVQVDGNLITSRNPDDIPNFVDAIDKALS; encoded by the coding sequence ATGAAAACGATCGCTTTTTTACTGCATAACCACTTTGAACAAGCAGAGTACGAAGACGTCAATAATCAGCTAAAAGACAAAGGTTACAAGACACTTCTCATAACAACAAATGATAAAAAAGAAGTGCAAGCCATGCAGCAAGATGTGGATAAAAGTGATACTTTTACTGCCGATATCTTTGCAGAAGATGCCAACGTCTCTGACTATGATGCATTGGTGTTACCAGGTGGTACTGTCAACGCTGATACTATTCGTGGTAACGAAAAGGCTCATCAAATTATCAACGCTATCAATAAAGCAGGAAAGCCATTAGCTGTGATTTGTCATGCTCCTTGGGTTCTCATCAATACAGGTATTGCTAAAGGCAAAACCCTTACCGCTTACCCTACATTGCAACTAGATTTAGAAAATGCTGGAGCAAACTATGTAGATAAGACAGTACAAGTAGATGGTAATCTCATTACATCGCGTAACCCAGACGATATACCCAATTTTGTTGATGCTATAGATAAAGCATTATCTTAG
- the pnp gene encoding polyribonucleotide nucleotidyltransferase produces the protein MTMFNTIKREFQYGNQQVVIETGRIARQANSILVHMGGVTVLVAAVVKSEAKEGQNFFPLTVNYQEKMYAAGKIPGAYGKREGRASEFETLTSRLIDRPIRPLFPEGYVNEIQITATVVSSDKTQSADIAALIGASAALAISDAPFNGPVAAARVGFINGEYVLNPTSEQLESSDLDLVVAGTKSAVLMVESEAAELSEDQMLGAVLYGHQQQQIVIDNIASMAEEIGTAKQQYSAPERDQALTSSMKEQFGEQVADAYTITDKQARYTKLDEIKQSIIDALAGDAESEGYADTVSELKEIYNDLKYRTVRDNILSGKPRIDGRDPETVRALDVQVGVLPYTHGSALFTRGETQALVTTTLGNSRDVNMIDSLGGTIRDHFMLHYNFPHFSVGETGREGIPKRREIGHGRLARRGVQAMLPDSERFPYVIRVVSEITESNGSSSMASVCGASLALMDAGVPLKAPVAGIAMGLVKEGDRFAVLSDILGDEDHLGDMDFKVAGSKNGITALQMDIKIEGITPDIMEQALKQAHAGRIHILEAMNQVLPESRTEINAHAPNYAVIEINPDKIRDVIGKGGATIRQLTEETGAVIDIDDAGTIRIFGENKAATKAAIGKIEALTAEVEVGKTYEGTVARIVDFGAFVNVLPNTDGLVHISQIAEERVENVSDYLKEGQVVKVLVQDVDNRGRIKLTMKGVEQN, from the coding sequence ATGACAATGTTCAACACCATTAAGCGTGAATTTCAGTATGGCAACCAGCAGGTTGTTATCGAGACAGGCCGTATTGCCCGTCAAGCAAACTCTATTTTAGTACACATGGGCGGCGTAACAGTATTAGTTGCAGCAGTCGTAAAATCAGAAGCTAAAGAAGGTCAAAACTTCTTTCCGCTAACGGTTAATTATCAAGAAAAAATGTATGCAGCGGGTAAAATTCCAGGTGCTTATGGCAAACGTGAAGGCCGTGCGAGCGAATTTGAAACCTTAACTTCACGCTTGATTGACCGTCCGATTCGTCCGCTATTCCCAGAAGGCTACGTAAACGAAATCCAAATTACCGCAACAGTTGTATCATCAGATAAAACTCAGTCTGCAGATATCGCTGCACTAATCGGTGCTTCAGCAGCATTGGCTATCTCTGATGCGCCATTTAATGGTCCTGTTGCTGCCGCTCGTGTTGGTTTCATTAACGGTGAATACGTTCTAAACCCAACGTCTGAGCAGCTTGAGAGTAGTGATCTAGACTTGGTTGTCGCTGGTACGAAATCTGCCGTATTGATGGTTGAGTCTGAAGCAGCAGAGCTATCAGAAGACCAGATGCTAGGTGCGGTACTATATGGCCATCAGCAACAACAAATCGTTATTGATAATATCGCGTCAATGGCTGAAGAAATTGGTACTGCTAAGCAGCAGTATTCTGCACCTGAGCGTGACCAGGCGCTTACTAGCAGCATGAAAGAGCAGTTCGGCGAGCAAGTTGCTGACGCTTATACCATTACTGATAAGCAAGCGCGTTACACTAAACTTGACGAAATTAAGCAATCAATTATTGATGCACTTGCTGGTGATGCCGAATCAGAAGGCTATGCTGATACCGTATCTGAGCTTAAAGAAATCTATAACGACCTTAAATATCGTACTGTTCGTGACAATATCTTGTCAGGTAAACCGCGTATCGATGGTCGTGATCCTGAGACAGTTCGTGCGCTTGACGTACAAGTTGGTGTGTTGCCATACACGCATGGTTCAGCACTGTTTACTCGCGGTGAGACGCAGGCATTGGTTACGACTACGCTCGGCAACAGTCGTGATGTCAATATGATTGATTCGTTAGGTGGCACGATTCGTGACCATTTCATGCTACATTACAACTTCCCGCATTTCTCAGTTGGTGAAACGGGTCGTGAAGGTATTCCAAAACGTCGTGAAATCGGTCATGGCCGCCTTGCACGTCGCGGTGTACAAGCAATGCTACCAGATAGTGAACGCTTCCCGTATGTTATCCGTGTGGTATCAGAGATTACTGAATCTAATGGTTCATCTTCTATGGCATCTGTTTGTGGCGCAAGCTTGGCATTGATGGACGCAGGTGTACCATTAAAAGCACCAGTTGCTGGTATCGCGATGGGTCTGGTTAAAGAAGGTGATCGTTTTGCTGTATTGTCAGACATCTTGGGTGATGAAGATCATCTAGGTGATATGGACTTTAAAGTAGCTGGTTCTAAAAACGGTATCACTGCACTTCAGATGGATATCAAAATCGAAGGTATTACCCCTGACATCATGGAGCAAGCGCTTAAACAAGCTCATGCAGGTCGTATCCATATCCTAGAAGCAATGAACCAAGTATTGCCTGAGAGCCGTACTGAAATCAATGCTCATGCACCAAACTACGCGGTTATCGAAATCAACCCAGACAAGATTCGTGACGTTATCGGTAAAGGCGGCGCAACTATCCGTCAGCTAACGGAAGAAACTGGCGCGGTTATCGATATCGATGATGCAGGTACTATCCGTATCTTTGGTGAAAATAAAGCAGCTACCAAAGCCGCTATCGGTAAAATAGAAGCATTAACTGCTGAAGTTGAAGTTGGTAAGACTTATGAAGGTACGGTTGCTCGTATCGTAGACTTTGGTGCATTTGTTAACGTATTACCAAACACCGATGGTCTAGTGCATATTTCACAAATCGCAGAAGAGCGCGTAGAAAATGTATCAGACTATCTAAAAGAAGGCCAAGTCGTTAAAGTACTCGTACAAGACGTTGACAACCGTGGTCGTATCAAACTTACTATGAAAGGTGTTGAGCAAAACTAA
- a CDS encoding endonuclease/exonuclease/phosphatase family protein, translating into MTTTSFVLTSYNIHKGMSPLNRQVKMQGIAQALESVGSDVLCLQEVQGQNLKRNMQYNEYPDQSQHEWFGEFLDLQNSYGKNSEYENGHHGNAVLSRFPLDPKHNVNITVNKLEQRGVLHCEVQPIDWEMPVVVLCAHLNLFERDRIKQYQAISDYVRNEIAPEQPLILAGDFNDWKKMSCDKLASDLGMIEAFKHCHGKLLPTFPAKLPVLSLDRIYVRNLLVKDAWVHTGKPWSSLSDHLPISAELMLP; encoded by the coding sequence ATGACTACCACCTCTTTTGTTTTAACCAGCTACAACATTCACAAAGGCATGTCACCGCTGAATCGCCAAGTGAAGATGCAAGGTATTGCTCAGGCGCTAGAGTCTGTGGGTTCAGACGTACTGTGTTTGCAAGAAGTGCAAGGCCAAAACCTTAAACGCAATATGCAATACAACGAGTACCCAGATCAATCGCAGCATGAATGGTTCGGCGAATTTTTAGATTTGCAAAACAGTTACGGTAAAAACTCCGAATACGAAAACGGCCACCACGGCAATGCAGTATTGAGCCGCTTTCCGCTAGACCCCAAACACAATGTAAATATTACGGTCAACAAGCTTGAGCAGCGCGGTGTCTTGCACTGTGAGGTACAGCCTATCGATTGGGAAATGCCAGTTGTGGTGCTGTGCGCACATTTAAATTTATTTGAGCGTGATCGTATCAAGCAGTATCAAGCGATTAGTGACTATGTTCGAAATGAGATTGCGCCAGAGCAGCCACTTATCTTGGCAGGCGATTTTAACGATTGGAAAAAGATGTCTTGTGACAAACTGGCGTCAGATCTAGGCATGATAGAAGCGTTCAAGCATTGTCATGGCAAGCTGTTGCCAACCTTTCCCGCAAAACTGCCAGTACTTAGCTTGGATCGTATCTATGTGCGCAATTTGCTTGTGAAGGATGCTTGGGTACACACTGGAAAACCTTGGTCATCGCTATCAGATCATCTGCCCATTAGCGCAGAGCTGATGCTGCCTTAA
- a CDS encoding NADP-dependent oxidoreductase gives MATASTTDNNQQANHNIPKTQHAVLIREFGEPEVMKYQDGADVPELQDDQVLVKIAYAGINPVDYKTRQGKGWGAENIRKDKFENDQPAILGFDVSGEVVSSNSDEFAVGDRVAALTFTGGGYSQYVAVDAKLLAKVPDNVSLEQAGALPCIGQTALQFVDFADIKTGEHVVINAPAGGVGHLLIQLLMNKVAQDNIKVTVICSPEKYAKLDELIDVSKLAGWIDYTKDEAFPNLQADVLLDLVGNDAGVRALSVLKSGARVNVLPTIWVDKLKEAGQQKDLVVAGYKAQRSGQDMARVLQEVADGKLTLKIQKTYPLSEVVAAHHELQKGDAFGKIVLAAAE, from the coding sequence ATGGCAACAGCTTCTACTACCGATAATAATCAACAAGCTAACCACAACATACCTAAGACTCAGCACGCCGTACTCATACGCGAGTTCGGTGAGCCTGAAGTAATGAAATATCAAGATGGTGCTGATGTCCCTGAGCTACAGGACGACCAAGTACTAGTAAAAATTGCCTATGCTGGAATTAACCCTGTCGATTATAAAACCCGCCAAGGTAAAGGCTGGGGTGCGGAAAATATCCGTAAAGACAAGTTTGAGAATGATCAGCCAGCTATTTTAGGATTTGATGTATCAGGCGAAGTAGTCAGCAGTAATAGCGACGAGTTTGCTGTGGGAGATAGAGTAGCGGCCTTGACTTTTACCGGTGGCGGCTATTCGCAATATGTGGCAGTAGATGCCAAGTTGCTTGCAAAAGTACCAGATAATGTCAGCTTAGAGCAGGCAGGTGCTTTACCTTGTATCGGACAAACGGCGCTACAGTTTGTAGATTTTGCTGATATAAAAACAGGCGAGCATGTGGTGATTAATGCACCAGCAGGCGGTGTCGGTCATTTATTAATCCAACTGCTCATGAATAAGGTGGCGCAAGATAACATCAAGGTAACGGTAATTTGCTCGCCAGAAAAGTACGCCAAGCTTGATGAATTAATAGACGTATCTAAGCTGGCGGGTTGGATAGATTATACAAAAGATGAAGCGTTCCCTAACTTACAAGCCGACGTGCTGCTTGATTTAGTCGGTAATGATGCAGGTGTCCGTGCGCTTAGCGTACTCAAATCAGGTGCCCGAGTAAATGTGTTGCCAACTATCTGGGTTGATAAGCTCAAAGAAGCCGGTCAGCAAAAAGACTTAGTAGTAGCAGGCTATAAAGCGCAGCGTAGTGGTCAAGATATGGCGCGCGTTTTACAGGAAGTAGCCGATGGTAAGCTAACTTTAAAAATTCAAAAGACCTATCCACTCTCAGAAGTTGTTGCAGCGCACCATGAGCTACAAAAAGGCGATGCTTTTGGCAAGATTGTCTTAGCAGCAGCTGAGTGA